The Chryseobacterium geocarposphaerae genome window below encodes:
- the rnc gene encoding ribonuclease III, translating to MELQKYFSKFLLKQRKRKLTERDYFLSTELNKMLGTEVQNVALYREAFSLKSSSKNQDNTNYERLEFLGDSVLGTIISCHLFQTYPKANEGYLTQMKSKIVNRKNLNKLGEDLKLTDLLQKQNSVALGENISGNLFEALIGAVYLDFQYDTCKKIILERLLTPSEINKLENKIVSYKGLLLEWSQKKKVNIKYETCEEIQVNKAVVFRCHVWLGEEKIANATETSKKKAEEKAAQRAFYILNKKENILGNPKTL from the coding sequence ATGGAGTTACAGAAATACTTTTCTAAATTCCTTCTCAAACAAAGAAAAAGAAAATTAACGGAGAGAGATTATTTCCTCAGTACTGAACTTAATAAAATGTTGGGTACCGAGGTGCAAAATGTTGCGCTCTACCGTGAAGCTTTCTCTTTAAAAAGCTCTTCTAAAAATCAAGACAACACTAATTACGAAAGACTTGAATTTTTGGGAGATTCTGTTTTGGGTACAATTATCTCCTGTCATTTGTTTCAGACCTATCCTAAGGCTAATGAAGGATATTTGACCCAAATGAAATCTAAGATTGTCAACAGGAAAAACCTTAATAAGCTTGGGGAAGATTTAAAACTGACGGATCTTCTGCAAAAGCAAAATTCGGTGGCTTTAGGGGAAAATATCTCCGGAAATTTATTTGAAGCCTTAATAGGTGCCGTTTATCTGGATTTTCAATATGATACCTGTAAGAAAATCATTTTGGAAAGACTTTTAACACCATCTGAGATCAATAAGCTTGAGAATAAAATTGTAAGCTATAAAGGTCTTTTGCTGGAATGGAGCCAGAAGAAAAAAGTTAATATAAAATATGAGACCTGCGAAGAAATCCAGGTCAATAAAGCTGTCGTTTTTCGTTGTCATGTCTGGTTGGGAGAAGAAAAAATAGCCAACGCTACAGAAACCTCCAAAAAGAAAGCAGAAGAAAAAGCAGCACAGAGAGCATTTTATATTTTAAACAAAAAAGAAAATATACTTGGAAATCCAAAAACTTTATGA
- a CDS encoding acyl carrier protein, with protein sequence MSDIASRVKAIIADKLDVEETEVTPEASFTNDLGADSLDTVELIMEFEKEFNIQIPDDQAEKITTVGHAIAYIEEVVNK encoded by the coding sequence ATGTCAGACATTGCATCAAGAGTAAAAGCTATCATCGCTGATAAGCTTGACGTTGAAGAAACAGAAGTAACTCCTGAAGCTAGCTTCACTAACGATTTAGGAGCTGATTCATTGGATACAGTTGAACTAATCATGGAATTTGAAAAAGAATTCAACATTCAAATCCCTGATGATCAAGCTGAAAAAATTACTACTGTAGGACACGCTATCGCTTATATCGAAGAAGTAGTAAATAAATAA
- the fabF gene encoding beta-ketoacyl-ACP synthase II, translating into MELKRVVVTGFGAITPIGNNAKEYWENLVKGESGAAPITLFDATNFKTKFACEVKNFNPLDHFDKKEAKKMDRNTQLGLVAAKEAVEHSRIIEDNVDKNRVGVIWGSGIGGLETFETEVLGWANTEIPRFNPFFIPKMIADITPGHISIEYGFHGPNYTTVSACASSANALIDSKMLIQLGKADVIVCGGSEAAVTASGVGGFNAMMALSTRNDDPKTASRPFDKDRDGFVLGEGAGCIILEEYEHAVKRGATIYAELKGGGLSADAHHMTAPHPEGLGAYLVMKNCLEDAGLTADEVDHINMHGTSTPLGDIAESNAISKLLGEHAFDIQINSTKSMTGHLLGAAGVIEAIAALGTIIHGIVPPTINHFTDDENIDSRLNFTFNEAVKKDVKVAMSNTFGFGGHNACVLFKKI; encoded by the coding sequence ATGGAATTAAAAAGAGTAGTTGTAACCGGGTTTGGAGCAATAACACCGATTGGAAATAATGCAAAAGAATACTGGGAAAATCTTGTAAAAGGTGAGAGCGGTGCCGCTCCGATTACTCTTTTTGATGCCACAAACTTTAAAACAAAATTCGCTTGCGAAGTAAAAAATTTCAATCCATTAGACCATTTCGACAAGAAAGAAGCTAAAAAAATGGATAGAAATACACAACTTGGGCTGGTTGCTGCTAAAGAAGCTGTTGAGCACTCAAGAATTATTGAAGACAATGTAGACAAAAACAGAGTCGGTGTAATCTGGGGTTCAGGAATCGGAGGCTTAGAAACTTTCGAAACTGAAGTTCTGGGATGGGCAAACACGGAAATTCCGAGATTCAACCCTTTCTTTATCCCTAAAATGATTGCAGATATTACTCCTGGGCATATTTCTATTGAATATGGATTCCACGGACCTAACTATACTACTGTTTCTGCTTGCGCGTCTTCAGCAAATGCTTTAATTGATTCCAAAATGCTGATCCAGCTGGGAAAAGCAGATGTAATTGTGTGCGGAGGCTCTGAAGCTGCCGTTACAGCAAGTGGTGTAGGTGGATTCAACGCAATGATGGCACTTTCTACAAGAAATGATGATCCCAAAACAGCTTCAAGACCTTTTGACAAAGACAGAGACGGATTTGTGTTAGGAGAAGGAGCAGGATGTATCATTCTTGAAGAATATGAGCACGCCGTAAAACGTGGTGCCACAATTTATGCAGAATTAAAAGGAGGAGGTCTTAGTGCGGATGCACATCACATGACAGCGCCTCATCCTGAAGGTTTAGGAGCTTATCTGGTAATGAAAAATTGCTTGGAAGATGCAGGATTAACTGCTGATGAAGTAGATCACATCAATATGCATGGTACCTCTACTCCATTAGGAGATATTGCAGAATCTAACGCAATTTCAAAATTATTAGGAGAGCACGCTTTCGACATTCAGATTAATTCTACAAAATCAATGACAGGCCACTTATTGGGTGCAGCCGGAGTTATTGAAGCTATCGCTGCGTTAGGAACTATTATTCATGGTATTGTTCCTCCTACCATCAACCATTTTACTGATGATGAAAATATCGACAGCAGACTGAACTTTACGTTCAATGAAGCTGTGAAGAAAGATGTAAAAGTAGCCATGAGTAATACTTTTGGGTTTGGTGGGCATAACGCTTGCGTTCTATTTAAGAAAATCTAA
- a CDS encoding IPExxxVDY family protein, whose amino-acid sequence MEIQKLYDLDDIEFEDIAIGLVRLAKNIPAHEFFYKINQNNNLTFSRKQDMVFHGDYYDYYFPRFEAYHKFTKTCFTFISNKSSESKQKKIQTELFSEEENIKFLLNNQVDVEYILHSSEQFPDFSVILLPENLVFPIQDYTLSSEEELYQIIQYYE is encoded by the coding sequence TTGGAAATCCAAAAACTTTATGATCTAGACGATATAGAATTTGAAGATATTGCCATAGGATTGGTAAGATTAGCAAAAAATATACCTGCTCATGAGTTTTTTTACAAAATAAATCAAAATAACAATTTAACATTCTCCAGAAAGCAAGATATGGTCTTTCACGGTGATTATTATGATTATTATTTTCCAAGATTTGAAGCTTATCACAAGTTTACAAAGACATGTTTTACTTTCATTTCGAATAAATCTTCAGAAAGTAAGCAAAAAAAAATACAGACAGAACTCTTCTCAGAAGAAGAAAACATTAAATTTTTATTAAATAATCAGGTAGATGTAGAATATATTCTGCATAGTTCGGAACAGTTTCCTGATTTTTCCGTAATTTTGCTCCCTGAAAATCTTGTATTTCCAATTCAAGATTACACATTGAGTTCTGAGGAAGAACTATATCAAATTATCCAGTATTATGAATAA
- a CDS encoding aldehyde dehydrogenase family protein, giving the protein MEQLIENKLITADKAFSEWKKVPFEDRQKLIAKAAEILKNNAERFGKIITTEMNKPISQSIAEVEKSALMMNYYADAENILKPEKVDSEYKYSEIHYVPKGVILGVMPWNFPFWQVLRFAIPAILAGNTVVLKHASICFGSGNAIEDMFLETGFPKGIFQNLEVGHKEVREILEHDAVKGVSLTGSGRAGGEVASIAGLNIKKSLLELGGSDAFIVLDDADLEKAAEVGAQARLQNCGQTCVAAKRFIIDEKIEDAFLPKFIEEYKKFVPADPMDKETKISGMARPDLADDLEKQFQKALENGAEIIIPLERISDIEFNPGLIRVKEGNPILQEELFGPLGMVMIAKNDEEALQMANDIPFGLSNSVWTSDKDRQLFFIENLESGTVNINRMTSSDPRFPFGGTKASGYGTELSLLALKEFVTAKTIVGN; this is encoded by the coding sequence ATGGAACAATTAATTGAAAATAAACTTATTACAGCAGATAAGGCATTTTCTGAATGGAAAAAAGTACCATTCGAAGACAGACAAAAGCTCATTGCAAAAGCTGCAGAAATTTTAAAAAACAATGCTGAAAGATTTGGTAAAATCATTACCACGGAGATGAATAAGCCAATTTCACAGTCGATTGCAGAAGTTGAGAAATCTGCTTTAATGATGAATTATTATGCGGATGCTGAAAATATTTTAAAACCGGAAAAAGTAGATTCCGAATATAAATACTCTGAAATTCATTACGTTCCGAAAGGAGTAATCTTAGGAGTAATGCCTTGGAATTTTCCTTTCTGGCAGGTGTTAAGGTTTGCTATTCCTGCAATTTTGGCGGGAAATACAGTTGTTCTTAAACACGCATCCATTTGTTTCGGAAGCGGAAATGCAATTGAAGATATGTTTTTAGAAACGGGCTTTCCAAAAGGTATTTTTCAAAATCTGGAAGTAGGACATAAGGAAGTAAGAGAAATTCTAGAACATGATGCTGTAAAAGGGGTAAGTTTAACGGGAAGTGGAAGAGCGGGCGGAGAAGTAGCCTCAATTGCGGGACTCAATATCAAAAAATCTTTACTTGAGCTGGGCGGTAGTGATGCTTTTATTGTATTGGATGACGCCGATTTGGAAAAAGCTGCTGAAGTAGGTGCTCAGGCAAGACTTCAAAACTGTGGCCAAACGTGTGTTGCTGCGAAAAGGTTTATTATTGATGAGAAGATAGAAGATGCATTTCTTCCGAAGTTCATCGAAGAATATAAAAAATTCGTTCCGGCAGATCCGATGGATAAAGAAACAAAAATTTCCGGTATGGCTAGACCTGATTTAGCAGATGATCTTGAAAAGCAGTTTCAAAAAGCTTTAGAGAACGGAGCGGAAATTATTATTCCGTTGGAAAGAATTTCCGATATTGAGTTTAATCCGGGGTTAATCCGTGTAAAGGAAGGTAATCCCATCTTACAGGAAGAACTTTTCGGACCGCTTGGAATGGTAATGATTGCTAAAAACGATGAGGAAGCTTTACAGATGGCCAATGATATTCCTTTCGGGCTTTCAAACTCTGTCTGGACGTCTGATAAAGACCGACAATTATTTTTTATTGAAAATCTGGAATCCGGAACGGTAAATATTAACAGAATGACAAGTTCTGATCCCCGTTTTCCTTTTGGAGGAACAAAGGCGTCAGGTTATGGAACAGAGCTTTCTTTACTGGCTTTAAAAGAGTTTGTGACGGCTAAGACGATTGTTGGAAATTAA
- the pyk gene encoding pyruvate kinase encodes MNKYLKKTKIIATLGPASSSKEVMLGLMKAGVDIFRINFSHADYDLVKANIKIIRELNKEYGYSVGILGDLQGPKLRVGVVKEGSYLNPGDILTFTNEKIEGDSTKVYMTYQQFPQDVKVGERILIDDGKLVLEVTETNLTDTVKAKTIQGGPLSSKKGVNLPNTNVSLPALTEKDIQDANFMLDQEVDWVALSFVRHAQDIIDLKELIDKHPKGKFKTPIIAKIEKPEGVKNIDEILLECDGLMVARGDLGVEVPMEEVPAIQKTLVEKARFYSKPVIIATQMMETMINSLTPTRAEVNDVANSVLDGADAVMLSGETSVGRYPVQVVENMAKIVKNIEMTHFYQHKNEPIEKDYNCIDERFITNRVCLAAVRIAKTTNVSAIVTLTHSGYTAFQLAAHRPNSHIIVYSGNKRVITMLNLLWGVHAYYYDMKKPTDETIIQVNMLTHNHGYIETGDFVININATPSYEGGKTNTLRLTTV; translated from the coding sequence ATGAATAAGTATTTAAAGAAGACCAAAATTATCGCAACACTTGGACCGGCTTCATCGTCGAAGGAAGTAATGTTAGGATTAATGAAAGCGGGAGTTGATATTTTTAGAATCAATTTTTCACACGCAGACTACGATCTAGTTAAAGCAAACATCAAAATAATTAGAGAACTTAATAAAGAATATGGGTACTCTGTAGGTATTTTGGGAGATTTGCAAGGTCCAAAATTGAGAGTAGGTGTAGTAAAAGAGGGTTCTTATCTAAATCCTGGAGACATTCTTACTTTCACTAATGAAAAAATTGAAGGAGATTCTACAAAAGTATATATGACTTACCAACAGTTTCCACAAGATGTAAAGGTTGGTGAAAGAATTCTGATCGATGATGGTAAACTGGTTTTGGAAGTTACTGAAACCAACCTGACTGATACGGTAAAAGCAAAAACGATTCAAGGGGGGCCCTTAAGCTCTAAGAAAGGGGTAAACCTTCCGAATACCAATGTTTCTCTTCCTGCTTTAACGGAAAAAGATATTCAGGACGCTAATTTCATGCTTGATCAGGAAGTAGACTGGGTTGCTCTTTCTTTCGTGCGTCATGCACAGGATATTATCGATCTAAAAGAATTAATCGATAAACACCCTAAAGGTAAATTCAAAACTCCTATTATTGCGAAAATTGAAAAGCCTGAAGGAGTAAAAAATATTGATGAAATCCTGTTGGAATGCGACGGATTAATGGTTGCCCGAGGTGACTTAGGGGTAGAAGTTCCGATGGAAGAAGTTCCTGCTATTCAGAAAACATTGGTGGAGAAAGCAAGATTCTATTCCAAGCCGGTAATTATTGCTACTCAGATGATGGAAACAATGATTAACAGCCTAACTCCAACAAGAGCAGAGGTAAATGACGTTGCCAACTCTGTATTGGATGGAGCTGATGCGGTAATGCTTTCTGGAGAAACTTCTGTGGGGAGATACCCTGTTCAGGTGGTTGAAAATATGGCTAAAATTGTGAAGAACATTGAGATGACTCACTTTTACCAACACAAAAACGAACCGATTGAAAAAGATTATAACTGCATCGATGAAAGGTTCATTACTAACAGGGTTTGTCTTGCAGCCGTAAGAATTGCGAAAACGACTAATGTTTCTGCTATTGTTACACTGACGCATTCAGGATATACAGCATTCCAGCTTGCAGCACACAGACCGAATTCACATATTATCGTTTACAGTGGAAATAAGAGAGTCATTACCATGCTGAACCTGCTTTGGGGAGTTCATGCTTACTATTATGACATGAAGAAGCCTACGGATGAAACGATTATCCAGGTAAATATGTTGACACACAATCACGGTTATATTGAAACCGGAGATTTTGTAATCAACATCAATGCTACTCCATCATATGAAGGAGGAAAAACGAATACATTAAGATTAACAACAGTTTAA